The region AGGTCAAGCGGCTCGTGCGCAAGGTCAAGGCCGCCGTCGGCGATGACATGCTCACCACGCTGCACCTGCACAATACGCGCGGCCTTGGCCTCGCCAACGCGCTGGCGGGCCTGGAAGAAGGGATCACCACGATCGATTCCTCGCTCGGCGGCCTTGGCGGCTGCCCTTATGCGCCGGGCGCCTCGGGCAATCTAGTCACCGAGGACCTCGTGCTGATGCTCAATTCGATGGGTTACGACACCGGCATCGATCTGGAAAAACTGCTCGAAGTGCGGTCGATCCTGACCGAGGCGCTTCCCGGCGAGCCGCTTTACGGCTTCACGCCCGATGCAGGTCCGATGCTGGACTACAAGGAAAGGATTGCGCGATGAGCGCTGAGACGAACGGCGCGCCGACGCCGCTGGCCGGGATCACGGTCATCGAATTCACGCACATGGTCATGGGCCCCACGGTCGGCCACATCCTCGCCGGGCTCGGCGCGGAGGTGATCCGCATCGAACCCATCGGCGGAGACCGCACCCGCAAGCTGCTGGGTTCGGGCTCGGGCTACTTCCCGATGTACAATCGCGGCAAGCAGTCGATCTGCCTCGATCTCAAGAGCGACGACGGCATCGCGGTTGCCAAGGACCTTTGCGCCAAGGCAGATATCCTCGTCGAGAACTTTCGCCCCGGCGCACTCGACCGCCTCGGCCTCTCCTACGAGACGCTGGCCGAGACCAATCCGGGCATCATCTACTGCTCGGAAAAAGGCTTCTTGCCCGGCCCTTACGAAGAGCGCACCGCGCTCGATGAAGTGGCGCAGATGATGGGCGGTCTCGCCTACATGACCGGCCCTCCGGGGCGCCCCTTGCGCGCAGGGTCCAGCGTCGTCGACGTGACCGGCGGCATGTTCGGCGTGATCGGCGTGCTTGCAGCGCTCGAGGAACGCCACCGCACCGGCAAGGGCCAGAAGGTCGTCGCCAGCCTGTTCGAGACCACGATCTACCTCGTCGGCCAGCACATGGCGCAGTTCGCGGTGACCGGCAAGGCGGCGAGCCCGATGCCCGCGCGCATATCGGCCTGGGCGATCTACGACGTGTTCGAGACCAGGGACGAACCGGTCTTCATCGGTGTCGTCTCGGACGTGCTGTGGGAGAAGTTCTGCCGCGTGTTCCAGCTCGACGATCTCTGGGCGGACGAGAGCATCCGCACCAACAACGAGCGCGTGAAGGCCCGTGATCGCATCCTGCCGCAGGTGCGCGAGATGTTCGCCGGCATGACCCGCGACGAGATCGTCGCCATGCTCGAGGGGACCGGCCTTCCCTTTGCGCCGATCGGTCGTCCCGAGGACATGTTCGACGATCCCCAGCTCGCCGAAGGCGGGCTCGAGGACGTCACGCTCGATAGTGGCGAGCAGACCCGCCTGCCCACCATCCCGCTGCAGATGGGCGGAAAGCGCCCCGGCTCGCACGTAACCTTGCCCAGTGCCGGGCAGGACAGCCGCGCGGTGCTTGCAGCACTGGGGTACAGCGACGAACGCATTGCCGCGCTGACGAGTTCGGGCGCGGTCGGAACTGCCTGACACGGACCGCTCCCGAAGCAAAAAAGGGCCCCGGTGCAGCGCTGCACCGGGGCCCCTTTTTTGCGCAACATTCGCAGCACCATCGCTCGCTCGGAATGCAGGCAAAAAAAGGGGCGACCCTTGCGAGCCGCCCCTTTCCTCCTGCGATTGTCCGTTTTTCAGAACATCGACTTTCCGCGAAGACGGTGGCCGTTCAGAACGGCTTGACCGTGCCGAGGAAGCAGATGCCGGCAATCGTGATCCAGTATACATAGGCCATCATGCGACCATAGAGGAATTCGCGCTCGAGCGCCGCCTCTTCCTTGGGGTTGGGCCCCTCGGCCAGACGACGGAAGCGCACCGTCCACAGGCGCATGATCCAGCGCAGGCCAAGTCCGATGCACAGCGTGAAGCCGTAGAGCGTCAGCTTGGTCGCATACCAGCGCATGCCCTCGCCCGCCTCGAGCGGACCATGGCCCAGCAGCGAGGAGATGCCGACGATGAAGATTGCGGGGATCAGCACCCAGCGGATCTTCTCGTCGAGCTTGGTCAGGGTCACGCCGATGTCGGTCTCGCGCTTGATGAAGGCGGCCCAGCAGAGCCCCAGCCAGCAGGCGACGAAGATCCACATCGCCGTCAGGAAACCGCCACCGTAGGGCTGCAGGCCGTAGATGTGCCCCATGTGCAGACCCAGCGGCAACAGCGTGATGATGCCGGTGCGTGCAAGAATGTCGATGCGGTAGGCCGTCTCCATGTGGCGACGGCGCTCCTCCATCGAGAGCTTGCGGTTGATGATATTGTAGCTCGTCTGGAAGACGCCCCATTCGCCGCCAAGCCAGTAGACCATGGCGACGATGTGGACCCAGCGAAGCACCAGTACTTCTTCAATCACGACTATCCCCTTTCAATAGGGGGAGCCGCCCCTAAGCCGATGCGCTTGCCGGTGCGGAGAGCCGATCCACCCAGTCGGTGACGGGCGGGTCGGGATTCTCCATGGCCTCGACTTCCTGCTGGAAGCCGCGCATGACGCGGGCGATATACGCCCTCATGGCATTTCCCCGTTCCTCACCGGCCTCGCGGTCCGGTGCGTAGGTTTCGAGCGCGGCCCGATCGAGCGAGCCCCCCTTGTCGAGGAGGCGTTCGAGCGTATCGAGGCGCTCACGCGTCGCTGCCAGTTCGGCGGTGAGCGCGAGCGTCAGCGAATAGAGGCGGTCAACGGCCATCTCGTCGAAATAGGCCGGTCGCCCGCCCTTGGCGCGTGCTCCCGAACGTGCGATCCAGTCGATATCCTGCGTCATGCCGGGATCTCCTGTCCTGCGTTCACGCTGACCGGGGGTTTCCAGGCTCCGTAGGCATTCCAGATGGCCGCCCGTCCATAGTCTTCCTGTTCGCCATCCGGCGACGCGCCAAACAGCGCCTTATCGGGAACTGACCGCACACCGGTCACAAACTGCTCCGTTTCGGGAAATCCGGCCTCGGCCATGACCTTTGCCATGTCGATCCCGTGCATCGCCGACCAGAACGGCTCGTTGTTGTTGTAGGCATCCCAGTCGCGCATGAACTGCTCGAACAAGGGCATCTCGGGGCCGTATTGCGGCTGCTCGACGTGCAGCATGAGCCCGCCCGGCTTCAGCACGCGGCAGCATTCGGCGATGATGCGCGGCATGGCAGCAGCGGATGTCTCGTGCAGGAACATGGTGGTCTGGACCCAGTCGAAGT is a window of Novosphingobium aureum DNA encoding:
- a CDS encoding CaiB/BaiF CoA transferase family protein; the protein is MSAETNGAPTPLAGITVIEFTHMVMGPTVGHILAGLGAEVIRIEPIGGDRTRKLLGSGSGYFPMYNRGKQSICLDLKSDDGIAVAKDLCAKADILVENFRPGALDRLGLSYETLAETNPGIIYCSEKGFLPGPYEERTALDEVAQMMGGLAYMTGPPGRPLRAGSSVVDVTGGMFGVIGVLAALEERHRTGKGQKVVASLFETTIYLVGQHMAQFAVTGKAASPMPARISAWAIYDVFETRDEPVFIGVVSDVLWEKFCRVFQLDDLWADESIRTNNERVKARDRILPQVREMFAGMTRDEIVAMLEGTGLPFAPIGRPEDMFDDPQLAEGGLEDVTLDSGEQTRLPTIPLQMGGKRPGSHVTLPSAGQDSRAVLAALGYSDERIAALTSSGAVGTA